ccttgggctagtcacacttctctgaagtctctcagccccactcacctcacagagtgtttgttgtgggggaggaagggaaaggagaatgttagcagctttgagactccttcaggtagtgataaagcggggtatcaaatccaaactcttctaagtGTTCGATCCTTACAGCAACTCTAATATTGTAGGTGAGTATTGTTACCTCCATATTACATATGGGAGATTGAAAGAAAATAGATTCCCTGATGCTATCCAGTGAGCTCATGGTTCAGGTGGGTTTTGaatgggtgtgggtggggggcacCGACCAATTGACTAATTCTTTAAACTATCATCCAGTAGCCTACACCTCAATAGCCTCATTGTCTCTTCCCATTTTTGAAGGAAACTGAACTGATGGAGATAAGCAGCCTTCCAGCCAACTGTTCTAGTCAAGGGAACAACAGCCTCTCCATTCCACCTTATGTGGAACGCTTCCAATTTGCGATATACATTCCCACATTCATCCTGGGATTGCTGTTCAACGGAATGGCGATGTGGTTTGCCTGCCGCAAGATCAGGCAATGGACAGAACCCATTATCTACATGGCATCACTGATGGTTTTTGATACCTTGATGCTCTTTGCTCTTCCCTTTAAGATAATTTCCTATCACAAAAGCGAGTGGCATCTCGGGGGTGCCTTTTGCTCATTCCTGGAAAGCTTGTATTTTGTGAACATGTACGGAAGCATCTTAACCTCTGCATGCATATGTGTGGATAGATACATTGCTATATTGCACCCATTTGTTGCCGTTACCCTGAGATCTCCTAAAAAAGCAGCCACAACTTGTCTTGTCATCTCAGCTGGGGTGTGGGCAGGAACTGCGTGTACATATCAACTTCACCAACATGGAGGCCCCTGCTTCTATGGCTTTTCCGGAAGTATTTGGAAAAACACCATCTTGTTTATCACCCTGGAAACAGCTTTTCTCATTTGCATGACAGCTATGATCTTCTGCACGGTCCAGATCATTGTACGCCTGCGAAGGAACCAAACGCCTGGTGAGCCCCTCACAAACAGGAGCAAATCCATCAATATAATCACAGCAAACCTGACTACGTTTCTCGTCTGCTTCACCCCTTTGCATGTGGCCCTGGTGTTATATTATCTCGTGAAGAACCAAATACTGGATGATTGCCAGCAGATCATTCGCTCATTTGTTCAGATCAGCCTGTGCTGGGCTAATCTCAACTGCTTCCTGGATGGTATCTGCTACTATTTCATCTTAAAGGAGTTTATGAAACTTCCCTCAATGGAGAAGAACACACAAACGAGTACCACCGACTAAAGTATTCGGAGAGCAGCCATTTTGGATGTGCTGTTGTGAAGTGGAAATTTCTCCCCTTGGAACAATTTtgctgaagtttgcttaaattcATGTCATATGATGTTAATTATAAGTTATCTTGAGAAAACTGTGTTTTGAAGTGGCATTTcaattcctaaataaataaaacaaactgtgTGAGAGGGACATCCAGACTTGT
The sequence above is drawn from the Lacerta agilis isolate rLacAgi1 chromosome 5, rLacAgi1.pri, whole genome shotgun sequence genome and encodes:
- the LOC117046323 gene encoding G-protein coupled receptor 55-like, which encodes MEISSLPANCSSQGNNSLSIPPYVERFQFAIYIPTFILGLLFNGMAMWFACRKIRQWTEPIIYMASLMVFDTLMLFALPFKIISYHKSEWHLGGAFCSFLESLYFVNMYGSILTSACICVDRYIAILHPFVAVTLRSPKKAATTCLVISAGVWAGTACTYQLHQHGGPCFYGFSGSIWKNTILFITLETAFLICMTAMIFCTVQIIVRLRRNQTPGEPLTNRSKSINIITANLTTFLVCFTPLHVALVLYYLVKNQILDDCQQIIRSFVQISLCWANLNCFLDGICYYFILKEFMKLPSMEKNTQTSTTD